In Fluviispira sanaruensis, a genomic segment contains:
- a CDS encoding DotU family type IV/VI secretion system protein translates to MMISNNYECPILFTQECIFKIQNLLCDIDNAIENKNNLTEKNDEKLFSFDEENTIKISNDLIEYIGNKIDTLKKNKNYDNSVLKSLQYMLIAFIDEKLITKNWPGRIYWQNESLEKKVFQSRVAGDVFFDNCKNIIINRDYKYRELAYCYYLCLSSGFRGKYHSYESQFNIDQTKTLLYQFYSENKIEIKYNIDGIIPQSSLLIKSNIDENIKQRKISYSLLLVNFILITTFIIGSCYIWFSNTGLIAKSINFLTNF, encoded by the coding sequence ATGATGATATCAAATAATTATGAATGTCCTATTTTATTTACTCAAGAATGCATTTTTAAAATACAAAATCTTCTGTGCGACATAGATAATGCAATAGAGAATAAAAATAATTTAACAGAGAAAAATGATGAAAAGTTATTTAGTTTTGACGAAGAAAATACAATAAAAATATCTAATGATTTGATTGAATATATTGGAAATAAAATAGATACATTGAAAAAAAACAAAAACTATGACAATTCTGTTCTAAAATCATTACAATATATGCTCATAGCCTTTATTGATGAAAAACTTATAACAAAAAACTGGCCTGGACGTATTTATTGGCAAAACGAATCTCTAGAAAAAAAAGTATTTCAAAGCCGAGTCGCAGGTGATGTTTTTTTTGATAACTGCAAAAATATTATCATAAATAGGGATTATAAATATAGAGAACTTGCCTATTGTTATTATTTATGCCTCAGCTCAGGTTTCAGAGGCAAATATCATTCATATGAGTCTCAATTCAATATCGATCAAACTAAAACTTTACTATATCAGTTTTATAGTGAAAATAAAATTGAAATAAAATACAATATTGATGGAATTATTCCTCAATCGTCATTACTTATCAAATCTAATATCGATGAAAATATAAAGCAAAGAAAAATATCTTATTCATTGCTTTTAGTAAATTTTATTCTCATAACTACTTTTATAATTGGATCTTGCTATATCTGGTTTAGCAACACAGGTTTAATTGCTAAAAGCATAAATTTTCTAACAAATTTTTAG
- the tssK gene encoding type VI secretion system baseplate subunit TssK, producing the protein MPSLKYIPDQIMWHDGMLLSPQHFQQAFKRCENIIRYHNYESSPYHFGIKTFKIDQTAFASGLFKIEELECIFQDGLEYYYNSIYDSVQAQIDLSKYKDILENKTLTLYLSIPRIQNKNSILNNTYSRYKVANVDNIAFDENTGEDEIPIPRVRPNISLLFEHELTPHYISLPLFKIYHENSIYKTREFSHPSTKINRESPVWKICHSICMTLRYKIQDIIETLQKFSMMKENTELLDRIETLKCMKSSLPRLEACIHSEQLHPFILYLETYSVVSNILSNEIYEMPAPLIEYNHYDNLSCFQKLRAILNEYLEKEIPTDFTISKAVKIDNKYSIHVHKGNLGVNDSTHFLLGFKKNSDISQINFLSWIKSAIICDEENFEVILERRVLGMHRTLIEKYENLIPQKNIYLVRVKFEAAVKEKISIIIAPSINENSDFSPDEILLYSRKKS; encoded by the coding sequence ATGCCAAGCTTAAAATATATCCCCGATCAAATCATGTGGCATGACGGAATGTTATTATCTCCTCAACACTTTCAACAAGCATTTAAACGTTGTGAAAACATCATTCGATATCATAACTATGAATCTTCACCTTATCATTTCGGGATAAAAACTTTTAAAATTGATCAAACTGCATTTGCATCGGGGTTATTTAAAATTGAAGAATTAGAATGCATATTTCAAGATGGTTTAGAGTATTATTATAATTCTATCTATGATTCCGTTCAAGCTCAAATCGATCTAAGCAAATATAAAGATATTTTAGAAAATAAAACACTCACACTTTATTTAAGTATACCACGTATTCAAAATAAAAATAGCATTCTAAATAATACTTATTCACGATATAAAGTTGCAAATGTCGACAATATAGCTTTCGATGAAAATACGGGAGAAGATGAAATACCTATTCCGAGAGTCCGTCCCAATATTTCACTATTATTTGAGCATGAGCTCACACCTCACTATATATCTTTGCCATTATTTAAAATTTATCATGAAAATAGTATTTATAAAACAAGAGAATTTTCGCACCCCTCTACGAAAATAAATCGAGAATCGCCAGTTTGGAAGATTTGTCATTCTATTTGTATGACTCTTAGATATAAAATTCAAGATATTATTGAAACTTTGCAAAAATTTAGCATGATGAAAGAAAATACAGAGCTTCTCGATCGCATCGAAACTTTAAAATGCATGAAATCAAGCTTACCTCGCTTAGAGGCATGTATCCATTCAGAACAACTCCATCCTTTTATTTTATATTTAGAAACATATTCAGTTGTTTCCAATATACTATCAAATGAAATTTATGAGATGCCAGCACCATTGATCGAGTATAATCACTATGACAATTTATCTTGTTTTCAAAAGTTAAGAGCCATTTTAAATGAATATTTAGAAAAAGAAATTCCAACAGATTTTACCATATCAAAAGCTGTCAAAATAGATAATAAATATTCGATTCATGTGCATAAAGGCAATCTTGGAGTCAATGATTCAACACATTTCCTTCTTGGTTTCAAAAAGAATTCTGACATTTCACAAATAAATTTCTTAAGTTGGATAAAATCCGCAATTATATGTGACGAGGAAAATTTTGAAGTTATTCTCGAACGTAGAGTTCTAGGTATGCATAGAACTCTAATTGAAAAATACGAAAATTTAATACCTCAAAAAAATATCTATTTGGTAAGAGTCAAATTTGAAGCTGCAGTGAAAGAAAAAATTAGTATAATAATAGCACCCAGCATCAATGAAAACAGCGATTTTTCTCCAGATGAAATTCTCCTCTACTCAAGGAAGAAATCATGA